The uncultured Subdoligranulum sp. genomic sequence CCAGGTGTTTGCAGCAGGTCTCATAGCTGCAAGGGATGGCCGCCGCAATATCCTCGATAGACATGTACCGGGAATCCCCCACGATATTGTCGATCTTTTTGCGCATCCGGCGGTTGGTGCGCACGATATGCGCCCCCGCCAGGCAGCCGATGCCGCCGGTGAGCATCATGAGCACCGGCATGGATTCCTCCAGCAGCCAGCCCCAGTAATACCCACCCTGCATCAGGGCATCGGGCAGCCAGTACAGCGCATCCGGCATGGCCAGCAGACTGACCGCCGTCAGCGCGATGCCCGTAATGAGAAGTCCCATGGGCAGACCCTTGCCTTCGGCGTTCTTTTTCCTGGACTTGCCGCGCTGTTTTGCCGGCTTTTTCCGCGGTGCGCTCTCCGTCTTGGGCGGAGCATACACCGGGTTCGCATTCCAGGAACCTGCCTGGGTCCGCTGCCGGGCCATCTGCTCAAAGCCGCCCAGTTTGCCGCTGCGCATGGCAGTATTAAGGCCAATCAAAATAAACCCCAGTGGCCACCACACCACAAACCCGATCACAATGACCCACCAAGGAAACTGAAACGGGCCGTCGCCGGGGTGGTATTCCTCCCGGCTGTAGCGGTTCTGGTAGCGGTTGCCGCTGCCGCTGTAGGGGTGTTCGGGGTCGGTATAACGGGGTCGTTCCTCCTGTTTGGGCATATTTTTTCCTCTTTCCCTCAGGGAATGTCGGCCAGCAGCTGTTTAACGTCATCGCTCAGGTAGTAGGTGCTGCCGGCCTGGTAGGGATTGTTCTTGTTGTAGGGCACATGGGTGCACAGATAACTGACCCACTTGTTGTACCCCGAAACGGTCAGGTGCACGCCGTCCGGCTGGGCGTAATCGCTGAGCAGGTAGCCCTCCTCATCCCGGAACTCGGCGTTCAGGTCGAGGAAATAGCAGCCCTTCTCGGCACACATGCTCTGCAGCGATGCATTGATGGTGGCCAGCCGGTCGGGCGCAAGGCCCGGCAGATCTGTTTCCACCTTTTCCTTGGTGGCTGCCAGGATAGACTGTACATAGAATGCGGTGTTGGGCAGCGCCGTGCGCAGATCGTCCAGCATCTTGGCGTAATAGTTAAGGAAACTCTCGTCGTTGCCGGTGGCCACCAGCGCGTTGGTGCCGATGAGGATATACAGCTTGGCCGGCTGGGCGTTGGTCAGCACGTCCATGGCGACTTCCTCACCCCGGTCAGGACTTTCCACCGTGGTGCGGTTCACCACCGTGTTGGGGCTGATGCCCTCATAGCCGCAGATCAGGGCACCGCCCACGTCGATGTTGTATTCGTTCACGCAGAAGCCCGCCGTCAGCGAATCGCCCAGGAAGGCCGCATCGGCAAACCAGGAAGTGTCCACCCGGCCGAACTCCGGCAGGGCCGCCGGTTTTTCCGGCACCGCGGTATAGGTGTAGCCGCTTTCCTCACTCTGCTGCACAGGTCCCACCGTACCCCAGTTCAGCGTCTGGGCCTGGGGGGAGGACGCGGGGCCATCGCTGCCGCCGTAGGGCAGCGGGGCCACCAGCTGCGTGCTGCCGGTGACGACGGACTCCGCCGTCTCGCTGCCCTGGGTCACGCTCTTGGGCAGCAACAGTGTGATGATGCCGGACAGCACCAGAATACCGCCCATCGTGCCCGCCAGAAGGGCGCGGCGGCGGCGACGGCGGCGTTCCCGGCGGCGGCGCGCCAAAGCGCGCTGCTGTTCCGGCGTCAGGGGCGGGCGCTCCCCCGAGCGACGCGGCGGTTCGGGATGGGCCCAGCCCCCCTGCCAGGTATAGTCATTCTGTATCCGGGACCGGCGCGGACGGTCGGAGCCGGGTCGTTGCGGGGTCGGCATGGACGCCCCTCCCTTCTGTGCAGCAAAAAATGCATGGAATCAGTGGTATTATAGCACATTTCCGCCGATAAAAACAGAGCCCGCGGCAAGATTTTTGCCGTCTCAACCACCCAGCTTGCGCCGCTGCTGGTGTGCCGTCAGGCGGATCAGCAGCGGGACCGGCACCAGGCGGCTCAAAGCCATGGCTGCTGCCATCCCCCGCCCCGGCACAATCACCGTTTTACGGTGGCGGACGCCCGCCAGCGCAGATGCCACGCAGCGCTCCGCCGAAAGGCCCGGCAGGGCGTGCCGTACCCCGGCCACCCCGTTGAACTCGGTGTTCACCGGTCCCGGGCAGAGGCATCCCAGATACACCGGGCTGCGGGCGGCGCGCAGTTCCGCCGCCACCGCCCGGCTCAGGCTGACCACA encodes the following:
- a CDS encoding 5-bromo-4-chloroindolyl phosphate hydrolysis family protein, with amino-acid sequence MPKQEERPRYTDPEHPYSGSGNRYQNRYSREEYHPGDGPFQFPWWVIVIGFVVWWPLGFILIGLNTAMRSGKLGGFEQMARQRTQAGSWNANPVYAPPKTESAPRKKPAKQRGKSRKKNAEGKGLPMGLLITGIALTAVSLLAMPDALYWLPDALMQGGYYWGWLLEESMPVLMMLTGGIGCLAGAHIVRTNRRMRKKIDNIVGDSRYMSIEDIAAAIPCSYETCCKHLENCIDDGVFGPEAYLDMRRRCLVVEGKAPDPAPAPEPVVVEPAPEKDQYQKILDELRSVNDAIPDEEMSDKISRLETVSAKIFAQAKSDPDKLPRMRKFLDYYLPTSLKLLKTYAELEAQGVEGENITESKRRIEQTMDTLVHAFETQLDKLFQEDALDVSADIDVMENMLRADGLTGDTPFKL
- a CDS encoding GDSL-type esterase/lipase family protein, with the translated sequence MPTPQRPGSDRPRRSRIQNDYTWQGGWAHPEPPRRSGERPPLTPEQQRALARRRRERRRRRRRALLAGTMGGILVLSGIITLLLPKSVTQGSETAESVVTGSTQLVAPLPYGGSDGPASSPQAQTLNWGTVGPVQQSEESGYTYTAVPEKPAALPEFGRVDTSWFADAAFLGDSLTAGFCVNEYNIDVGGALICGYEGISPNTVVNRTTVESPDRGEEVAMDVLTNAQPAKLYILIGTNALVATGNDESFLNYYAKMLDDLRTALPNTAFYVQSILAATKEKVETDLPGLAPDRLATINASLQSMCAEKGCYFLDLNAEFRDEEGYLLSDYAQPDGVHLTVSGYNKWVSYLCTHVPYNKNNPYQAGSTYYLSDDVKQLLADIP